The Nerophis ophidion isolate RoL-2023_Sa linkage group LG07, RoL_Noph_v1.0, whole genome shotgun sequence genome contains a region encoding:
- the LOC133556166 gene encoding ras-related protein Rap-1b-like: MQVFWLHSIHPSAGSAEMEGGQQANTSLEDKERTNVRLVFLGAAGVGKTALIRRFLTDTFEPKHRRTVEELHREEYEVGGVKVSINIMDTSGSYSFPAMRRLSIRNSDAFALVYAVNDPASLEAVKRLRDEIVEVKEDTRTPMVVIGNKIDCHQERRVSSEDVQSAVELDWDHSLVLEASAKDDVNVLEAFRELLRRANVPGWLGPALCRRRETFPAGRKKTPPMNKANSCALS; encoded by the coding sequence ATGCAGGTGTTTTGGCTCCACTCCATCCACCCCAGCGCTGGAAGTGCAGAAATGGAAGGTGGTCAGCAGGCCAACACGTCCCTGGAAGACAAGGAGAGGACAAACGTGcgtctggtgttcctgggagcGGCGGGCGTCGGCAAGACGGCGCTCATCCGGCGCTTCCTGACGGACACCTTCGAGCCCAAACACCGGCGCACGGTGGAGGAGCTCCACCGGGAGGAGTACGAGGTGGGCGGCGTCAAAGTCAGCATCAACATCATGGACACCAGCGGGAGTTACTCCTTCCCGGCCATGCGCCGACTCTCCATCCGGAACAGCGACGCCTTCGCCCTGGTCTACGCCGTCAACGACCCGGCGTCCCTGGAGGCGGTGAAGCGGCTGCGGGACGAGATCGTGGAGGTGAAGGAGGACACCCGCACGCCCATGGTGGTGATCGGCAACAAGATCGACTGTCACCAGGAGCGGCGGGTGTCCAGCGAGGACGTGCAGTCGGCGGTGGAGCTGGACTGGGACCACAGCCTGGTGCTGGAGGCGTCGGCCAAAGACGACGTCAACGTGCTGGAGGCGTTCCGGGAGCTCCTACGCCGGGCCAACGTGCCCGGCTGGCTGGGTCCGGCTCTGTGCCGCCGCAGGGAGACTTTCCCCGCGGGCAGGAAGAAGACGCCGCCCATGAACAAGGCCAACAGCTGCGCGCTCTCCTGA